TGTTAGCTAACGTGCTCCAGCATTTTGCGGACAACCACAAAATCATTGGAGCTGTCTGTCACGGACCGGCCGGTTTTATTGGAGCAGAAAAAAGTGACGGGAAGCCGCTCGTGAATGGCGTTAAGCTGACCGGTTTTACGAATGAAGAGGAAGCAGAAACAGGTTTAACAGACGCTTTGTCTTTTATGCTGGAAGACAAGCTTTCTGAAGCAGGAGCGGAATTTGTTGCCGGGGGAGCTTATCAGGATCATGTAGAGGTGGATGGAAACTTTGTGACAGGACAAAACCCACAGTCGAGCTTAAGCGCAGCACAAGCCGTTGTACGCCTGCTGCAATAGGAAAAAAAGCCGCATAGGAAGAATATTCCTTGCGGCTTTCTGCATGTCTCATTCATTTTCTTGATTAGAATAGCAGGTGAGCAGCTAACGCGATCACTGGAAGCGTAATAATTGTACGCAGAATAAAGATAATAAACAGTTCAAAAATATTCACCGGTACTTTGGAACCGAGAATCAACCCGCCGACTTCAGACATGTAGATGAGCTGCGTCACAGACAAGCATGCAATGACAAATCTGGTCATTTCACTCTCGATTGAGCTCCCGAGAATAGCCGGGAGGAACATGTCCGCAAACCCGACGAGAATCGTTTCTGAAGCTGCTTCAGCTTCGGGAATGTGTAAAAGCTCCAATAAAGGGATGAACGGAATTCCAAGCCACTGGAAAAAAGGAGTGGACGTGGCGATGACGAGCGCAATTGTCCCAAGCGCCATAACGATCGGGGCAACTCCCATCCACATATCCAGAATGTTCTGTGTGCCTTGCTTCAAAAAGCTCGCAAAATTGCTGGAGCTCGCTCCTCTTTCCACCGCTTTTTGATACCCATAACTGAACACGTTATGATGTCCAGGAATGCTTTCGTCGATATCGCCGCCTTCTTCTGTTACATACGTATCTTTTTTACGCGACAGCGGCGGAATTCGTGGCATGATCAAGGCTGCAACAAAACCGGAAGCAACGACGGTAAGGTAAAATGGAACAAACATAGTATCAAGACCTACCTGTTGAATCACAACAAGGCTGAATGTAATCGAAACGACTGAGAAGGTCGTACCAATTACAGCTGCTTCTCTCTTCGTGTAGAAGCCTTCTTCATACTGTTTACTTGTAAGCAAAACGCCGATCGTCCCATCTCCCAGCCACGAAGCAAGCGCATCGATGGAGGAACGTCCAGGGAGTTTAAACAGCGGGCGCATTAACTTTGTGAGCAGGACTCCAAATAATTCAAGCAGTCCATAATCCAATAATAAAGGCAGAAACAGTCCTGCAAATAAAAATACTGCAAACAATACATGAAGCAGGTCACCCAGTAGAAGGCCGCCTACATCATCAGAAATAACAGCCTCCGGTCCAATTTGAAAATAGACCATGATCGCAAAGATCATTCCGAGTACTCTCGTAATGACCCAGACACCGGGAACATCAAGCAGTGACGTGAAAAAAGGCGATCTTTTCACTGCTTCCGGCCGCAGCGCTTTTACAACAAGGGTGCTGATGGCCGTAATCGAGATAATCAACATCATAATTAAGGACAGCTGGTTTGCGAGGACCTCTTCGACCCATCCGGCCAGAATAGCGATCGGAATCGTAACGGATCCATCTTCTGAATTGTAAATGGGAACCATAAATAAAATAATACCGATTAAAGATGGAATAATAAAACGTAAGTGGGAAGAAAGCTTATGCTGCTTAGCTTTCATAAAGCATCTCTCCTGACTGGCGCTAATATTTATACAACGTTCTACATTTTAATACATGTATGTATAAATGCCAAGAATTAATTTCTTCCATAATGGTTTATTCGACTTTTTCTGCAGGAAATCCTTCAATTAAGAACAAGAGAAGCGGGGGAGTGGTGATGAGGAATTTTCCAGTTCCGCACATTCAAATAGAAGATGATGTCCACCAGGAAATAAAAGAAGAGCTGGCGCCGTATATGAAAATTACAGCTGGTTCAGGAGACGGAAGCGTTTTAAAAGAACTCCCAGCATCTAAAGCGCAGATCCCTGTAGTCTGTGTAACGGAAAACCAATGGGAAAGCATCCAACTCCGAAAAGAATTCTTTCGTAAATTATACGTCCTTGCCTATTTTCGCCACGTAGAAAACGCTAAGCAATTATTCGCGTTTCATTCAGAAAACAAGTATCTGCTGATGAGCTATCATTCTTATTTGTTAAAGCAGTTGGGGGCGATTGCAGCCAACCATAAGCAGGAGTCTTTTACAAAAGTAAGAAATACCTATAATGAGAAGCTTGAAGAACTATTAAAATACCCGGCTAAAGCTTCCTCACATGTGAATGTGTGTCAGCATATAGCCGGGTATTTTAAACACGAGCTTACAGAAAACGAGAAAGAAGCACTGAAATCAAAGATGATGGAGTACCTGGATGGAAGTACGTCACTTTCTGTAATCACCGAACAGTTATATTCTTTGGCGGATCGGTATCAGAAAGACTATTTATTACAGCAGACCTATTTTGCACCTTATCCAACGTACCTTGTTACTATTTGATCTACCGAACGTCCATAACCTTCGCCAAACATATTTAAATGCACAAGCAGATAGAACAGCTGATATAGTGGCTTAATGTCTTCATAATGTGGCGGCAGCGGACTGGTTTCCTCGTAGGTTTTATAAAAGGAGGAAGGAAACCCGCCAAATAGCTCTGTAAAAGCTAATTCAAAGGCAGGATCACCATATAGTACAGAAGGATCGATTAAATAAGGTCCATCCGGTCCTGTCATCCAGTTGCCTCCCCACAGATCGCCATGCAGTAACGCCGGCTTTGGCTCGTGGGTAATCCACTCCTCAAGTCTGCTGATTACTGTTTCCAGCTTTGAACGTCTGCTGCCAGCCATTCGGTCTTTAGCTATAGCTGTGGTAAGCTGAGGCTTTAAGCGGAATTCACGGTAATAGTCAAGCCAGCTTGAACACCACTCATTTGGCTGTTCGAGGGTGCCGACAAATGTAGATTCCCCAAGACCGAATTCATTTGCCTGCTGCTGGTGAAGGCGGGCAAGCTCATGTCCAAGCCTCTCGCCATCAGCCGACTGGCTTCCGCCTTCAATCCAGTCCATCACGAGCACAGCTTGTTCTCCGTTTTCCGGCTCGTCATAGTAATGAACCTTTGGGACATGAATGGTATTCGTTTCCTTGATAAGAGACAAACCGTAAGCTTCTGCCCTGAAAAAATGGGCAGGGACGTGTTCATTGCCTTTAATAAAATATTCTTCAGCTTGGGTCTGTACATAGTAAGCACGATTAATATCTCCGCCGCTCACCTGCTCTACAGCTGTGATGGGAGAGTGGTCTCCTAGATGATCGAGTGCACGTTCTATCGCTTCCTTCATAGTTCCTCCTTTTATCCTTAGTGCGAAATTCAACCAGAATCTTTAACCGCTTCCCGTAAATCAAGTGATAATCGTCTTAATGGAAAGAAGAGCCGGGTCGGTCCCAGACTTTTTCATAGGCAAAAATTTTATTCACTTCTATAAAACCCAACTGTTTATAAAGCTGTTCTGCTTGTTCATTTAACGTCCGTACGGAGATTGTGACAACCTCCAGTTTATGAATTTCCATTGCATATTGCAGGGCATGCTCAATCAATTTGCTGCCGATTCCTTTGCCGCGGTGGGCTTTGGCTACGTTGACAAAACAAATCTCTCCTTCTTCTTCAGCCAGGATTGTTTCAAAGTAAACATATCCCATAAGTTCACCGTTTTGTTGATATCCCCATAGGTTATTAGCAGCCTGCTGACTGTAATTCATGATTTCATCTGCCGAATAATAGGCTCCTTCAGGATGAAGCTCCTTGAGGCGGGGGAGATCTTCAGGCTGTAACGGCACAATAGCAGGACTTCCTTCATGGCTGGGGGAGTAATGCTCTTTATGAAGGGCAAGTGTTTTTTCAACATTATAAAGGCTGAAATTGTGTCGCTCGGTAAAAGCGACCAGTGCATGATTGGCTTCAAAACAAGCGACCTTTACGGCCTTGAAATGGAGCTGAATCGTTAAGGAAGCTTTGTCCCACAATTGTTCTATGACGGCTTCCTCATCTTCTAGAGCGAAAGGCCCAAGGAGACGGCAGAGATTCTGCTCAAAAAAAGGCAGGATGCCGAGAAAGCCGATCATATCTCCTTCATCGTTCCATGCTACATAAGCAAGAGGCTCCTGGAATTGAGTGAGTGTCCAGATTTGTTCGAAAATTTCGTTTGGATCAGACGCAAGCCAAGCAACAAAATGCTTATCCTGAGCATTCATATCATGAAGCCATTGCGCAGTTTTATGTAAATTCTTTACTTTCAGTTCAGTCACGTTCATTTGATCACCTTCTCCTTCTAATCAAAGCATGCCACAGACTGCCTTTACTTCTCAACTAAATAGATAGTTGTACGGATTTTTTAAAAAAATCAGGGGAGAATGATTGAAAGGAGGCAAGCGGGGTAATAGGAATAAAAAAAGTATTAGGATTGGTGGACGTCTATGGGGAATCGACGTATGAAATACATATCGATCTATCGGATTACGGTAATCGTTTGGATGGCGGCAAAGTTTTTACTGCAAATCTTCTGGTTTCAAACCAGGCACCGGATGTGGGATCAGGAAACGAAGCGGGCATGGAAGGAACTGTTGGAAAAACAAGCCCGTGAATACAGGGAAAAGGCTATTCTGCTTGGCGGTTTGCTGATTAAATTCGGCCAGTTCCTAAGCTCACGGGGAGATTTACTGCCTCAGTCGTTTATCGAGGAGCTGGAGGGATTGGTGGACCGTGTAGAACCGACACCTTTTCGATATTCGCGAAGAATTATCGAAAAAGAATGGAAGGCACCGCTCGACCACTTTCTTTCTCACATTGATGAACAGGCGGTAGCTTCAGCGTCAATTGGCGAAGTCTATAAAGCTTTTCTCAAAGATGGGACTCCGGTTGCGGTGAAAGTGCAGCGCTACCGGGTCAACGATATATTCAAAATGGATTTTAAGGCGCTTCGAATTGTGTTCTGGATGCTTTCCCGCTTCACCCGTTATGGAAAAAAAGCCGATTTAAAGGCCCTTTACCGGGAAGTAGTCCTTGTGATTAGTAACGAGCTTGACTTCACGATGGAACTGAAAAACGGCTTGCATTTCAAAAGCCGGTTTCAAGATTTTCCTTCCTTGTATATCCCGGACTATTACGAGGATCTTTCGACCAATCGGGTGCTCGTCATGGAATGGATTGAAGGGACAAAAATTACGGATTTATCCTTTATTCATAATCACGGAATTAATCGCGAGCAATTAGCCAAAACGCTGTTTGATTTAGGGATTGATCAGTTTCTTTATGCAGGCATGTTTCACGCGGATCCCCATGCGGGAAATTTAATGCTGAAGTCTGACGGTACCCTTGTGTTGATTGATTTCGGGATGGTAGGGGAAGTACGTAATGAAGATGTTCATTCGCTTAGGAAAATGATTCAGGGATTTATCCTGGATGACTATGACAAAGTAATTGAGGCTTTGCGGGAAATGGAATTTTTACTGGAGCATGCCGATACCGAACATATGAAAAAATTACTCAAACAAACGACAACGATGTATTTGGAAGGGAATTTTGACAAGCTGGATGCGCATATGATGAATGATATCCTGAATGAAATGCAGGAATTTGTCAAAGAACAGCCAATCCAGCTGCCTGCTGATTATGCTTTTCTTGGCAGAGCGACCTCCATTATTATCGGAGTGCTGACGACGATCTATCCGAAGGTGGATTTAATTCAGTGGGGGAGACCGGTCATGAAGGAATGGATGGCCGGCGAGGATTCTGCGTATGCCTTATACAAGAATATAGCCAAAGAAACCGCACGTCCGTTGCTGTCTCTTCCACGTGCCCTTGTGAATTATTTGGAAGATGGGGATAAACAGCGGAAAGCCGAGCAGGTCCGCCAGAGTCATCAACTTTATCATCAGTTTTATTTATTTTATTCGCTGTTGTTTTTTGTCATTTTTGCAGCTGGAGGAGTGTTAACGGGTCTTTCAGTCATGGAAGTCGTTTTCTTCCCTGTCTGGATCGGGGAAGCAGCGGCCGGTGTTGGAGCAGCAGGCTG
This Halobacillus salinarum DNA region includes the following protein-coding sequences:
- a CDS encoding DUF1722 domain-containing protein gives rise to the protein MRNFPVPHIQIEDDVHQEIKEELAPYMKITAGSGDGSVLKELPASKAQIPVVCVTENQWESIQLRKEFFRKLYVLAYFRHVENAKQLFAFHSENKYLLMSYHSYLLKQLGAIAANHKQESFTKVRNTYNEKLEELLKYPAKASSHVNVCQHIAGYFKHELTENEKEALKSKMMEYLDGSTSLSVITEQLYSLADRYQKDYLLQQTYFAPYPTYLVTI
- a CDS encoding ABC1 kinase family protein is translated as MGNRRMKYISIYRITVIVWMAAKFLLQIFWFQTRHRMWDQETKRAWKELLEKQAREYREKAILLGGLLIKFGQFLSSRGDLLPQSFIEELEGLVDRVEPTPFRYSRRIIEKEWKAPLDHFLSHIDEQAVASASIGEVYKAFLKDGTPVAVKVQRYRVNDIFKMDFKALRIVFWMLSRFTRYGKKADLKALYREVVLVISNELDFTMELKNGLHFKSRFQDFPSLYIPDYYEDLSTNRVLVMEWIEGTKITDLSFIHNHGINREQLAKTLFDLGIDQFLYAGMFHADPHAGNLMLKSDGTLVLIDFGMVGEVRNEDVHSLRKMIQGFILDDYDKVIEALREMEFLLEHADTEHMKKLLKQTTTMYLEGNFDKLDAHMMNDILNEMQEFVKEQPIQLPADYAFLGRATSIIIGVLTTIYPKVDLIQWGRPVMKEWMAGEDSAYALYKNIAKETARPLLSLPRALVNYLEDGDKQRKAEQVRQSHQLYHQFYLFYSLLFFVIFAAGGVLTGLSVMEVVFFPVWIGEAAAGVGAAGWLFFMISHFRLLKKYHQNRRNER
- a CDS encoding YjiH family protein, with protein sequence MKAKQHKLSSHLRFIIPSLIGIILFMVPIYNSEDGSVTIPIAILAGWVEEVLANQLSLIMMLIISITAISTLVVKALRPEAVKRSPFFTSLLDVPGVWVITRVLGMIFAIMVYFQIGPEAVISDDVGGLLLGDLLHVLFAVFLFAGLFLPLLLDYGLLELFGVLLTKLMRPLFKLPGRSSIDALASWLGDGTIGVLLTSKQYEEGFYTKREAAVIGTTFSVVSITFSLVVIQQVGLDTMFVPFYLTVVASGFVAALIMPRIPPLSRKKDTYVTEEGGDIDESIPGHHNVFSYGYQKAVERGASSSNFASFLKQGTQNILDMWMGVAPIVMALGTIALVIATSTPFFQWLGIPFIPLLELLHIPEAEAASETILVGFADMFLPAILGSSIESEMTRFVIACLSVTQLIYMSEVGGLILGSKVPVNIFELFIIFILRTIITLPVIALAAHLLF
- a CDS encoding fructosamine kinase family protein, giving the protein MKEAIERALDHLGDHSPITAVEQVSGGDINRAYYVQTQAEEYFIKGNEHVPAHFFRAEAYGLSLIKETNTIHVPKVHYYDEPENGEQAVLVMDWIEGGSQSADGERLGHELARLHQQQANEFGLGESTFVGTLEQPNEWCSSWLDYYREFRLKPQLTTAIAKDRMAGSRRSKLETVISRLEEWITHEPKPALLHGDLWGGNWMTGPDGPYLIDPSVLYGDPAFELAFTELFGGFPSSFYKTYEETSPLPPHYEDIKPLYQLFYLLVHLNMFGEGYGRSVDQIVTRYVG
- a CDS encoding GNAT family N-acetyltransferase, which translates into the protein MNVTELKVKNLHKTAQWLHDMNAQDKHFVAWLASDPNEIFEQIWTLTQFQEPLAYVAWNDEGDMIGFLGILPFFEQNLCRLLGPFALEDEEAVIEQLWDKASLTIQLHFKAVKVACFEANHALVAFTERHNFSLYNVEKTLALHKEHYSPSHEGSPAIVPLQPEDLPRLKELHPEGAYYSADEIMNYSQQAANNLWGYQQNGELMGYVYFETILAEEEGEICFVNVAKAHRGKGIGSKLIEHALQYAMEIHKLEVVTISVRTLNEQAEQLYKQLGFIEVNKIFAYEKVWDRPGSSFH
- a CDS encoding type 1 glutamine amidotransferase domain-containing protein: MSKKILMIVTNADQLDSGHTTGLWLQEFVEPSTEFKDAGFEITAASLNGGKIPIDPNSYSNRLPKVWDGVMEPLKDTKVLSKIQPADYDAVFLSGGHGTMVDFPNSEVLANVLQHFADNHKIIGAVCHGPAGFIGAEKSDGKPLVNGVKLTGFTNEEEAETGLTDALSFMLEDKLSEAGAEFVAGGAYQDHVEVDGNFVTGQNPQSSLSAAQAVVRLLQ